A region of Syntrophorhabdaceae bacterium DNA encodes the following proteins:
- a CDS encoding DUF87 domain-containing protein, producing MKEFFEDAAMQDHPLRILQQFVEREDANEKAKKYNEMRFVGYVLDIGYDTLTIITSDPFKIAVGGVPRNSLLIMAPANFYSLPPHFTLLRVLESAPTPLSQDVQQTYFELQKKSMPELDVFTQSELQWGALKTSVLGMFYPHPEKLNEVEFSGDLNNFVSAHKYRVYAPCDDLLNLIVNTLVRVEGRFSMGKLRMTECRLPLPGKPTPNVDVNVTTNDFMGCRTAMFGKTRLGKSNVVKLIAQSLIETQPNVGQLIFDINGEYANDNPQDNNRSLASGYPAKCTVYALTPKSGTPSRPLKLNFFTNPEGSLPVLASLLRQANRDSAYINAFASVELPSVADVMAMPIGGDKIRLIRRIQTYWAVLSKASFPADETTLRQLGLTSGATRNFNPGFSQNLRNAAFNKNPPAPPNSLSSLITELEAVNRYRRSAPANDPSLQSGGGPLFSSEDIALLEFLEPPPGRAGISLLLPFRNYHDPNAGNFISDILTLINAGQTVILDLGNANPKVMEYFSNELSKAVFNHQVDKFSNNNLGDHFVQLYFEEAHNLFPRTEDVTTIYSRFAKEGAKYHIGMVYSTQSPTTINRDLLAQTENFFIAHLSSRDEVSALGKLNVAYDSLQDDILSAKTPGYIRMLTRSHRFVVPVQVYLFTPPAAVGAEPASTSAGKGR from the coding sequence ATGAAGGAGTTTTTTGAAGATGCTGCGATGCAGGATCATCCGTTGCGCATTCTACAGCAGTTCGTGGAACGTGAAGACGCCAATGAAAAAGCTAAGAAATACAACGAGATGCGCTTTGTAGGTTATGTTCTTGATATTGGATACGATACTCTCACGATCATAACCTCAGACCCCTTCAAAATCGCCGTAGGTGGTGTTCCCCGCAACTCGCTGCTCATTATGGCACCCGCCAACTTCTATTCTCTTCCACCCCACTTCACATTGCTTCGTGTCCTTGAATCGGCACCAACGCCGTTGTCGCAGGACGTTCAGCAAACCTATTTTGAACTCCAGAAGAAATCTATGCCCGAACTGGACGTTTTTACCCAAAGCGAGCTACAATGGGGGGCTCTCAAGACGAGCGTCCTCGGTATGTTCTATCCGCATCCCGAAAAGCTCAACGAAGTCGAATTCTCAGGAGATTTGAATAACTTTGTAAGCGCCCACAAGTATCGAGTCTATGCGCCTTGCGATGATCTGCTGAATTTAATTGTGAACACGTTGGTTCGAGTCGAGGGCCGCTTCTCGATGGGCAAGCTGAGAATGACGGAATGCAGACTACCGCTACCAGGAAAGCCCACTCCAAATGTTGATGTGAACGTAACAACTAATGATTTCATGGGATGCCGGACTGCGATGTTCGGCAAGACCCGCCTTGGCAAGAGCAATGTAGTGAAACTCATTGCTCAAAGCCTGATCGAGACGCAGCCTAATGTAGGCCAACTTATTTTCGACATTAATGGTGAGTATGCCAACGACAACCCTCAGGACAACAATCGTTCCCTGGCCAGTGGATATCCGGCTAAATGTACCGTCTACGCATTGACACCGAAATCTGGCACTCCGTCCCGTCCTCTAAAACTAAATTTCTTCACAAATCCAGAAGGTTCCCTCCCTGTGTTGGCCAGCCTGCTGCGGCAGGCAAACCGGGATTCAGCATACATTAATGCATTCGCCAGCGTAGAGCTTCCATCTGTCGCTGATGTGATGGCCATGCCAATAGGCGGTGATAAGATTCGACTGATCCGCCGTATTCAGACGTACTGGGCAGTACTGTCGAAAGCCAGTTTTCCAGCAGATGAAACCACTTTACGACAACTTGGTCTGACATCCGGGGCTACAAGAAATTTTAACCCAGGGTTTTCTCAGAACCTCCGAAACGCAGCATTCAACAAAAACCCGCCTGCGCCTCCGAATTCCCTTAGCAGCCTCATTACTGAACTCGAGGCAGTGAATCGTTACCGCCGAAGCGCTCCAGCAAATGACCCTAGTCTTCAGTCCGGTGGCGGACCGCTTTTTAGCTCTGAGGATATAGCCCTTCTTGAGTTTCTTGAACCCCCGCCTGGGCGCGCCGGGATCTCCCTGTTGTTACCTTTTCGCAACTATCACGACCCCAATGCTGGTAACTTCATATCAGACATCTTGACGCTGATTAATGCCGGGCAAACCGTCATCCTCGATCTGGGAAATGCAAACCCGAAGGTTATGGAATACTTCTCCAATGAACTTTCGAAAGCTGTTTTTAACCACCAGGTGGACAAGTTCAGCAACAATAATCTCGGCGATCACTTTGTCCAGCTCTATTTTGAAGAGGCGCACAACCTTTTTCCACGCACAGAGGATGTCACCACGATATACAGCCGCTTTGCAAAAGAGGGTGCAAAGTACCATATTGGTATGGTCTATTCCACGCAATCGCCTACCACGATTAACCGAGATCTTCTGGCGCAGACGGAGAACTTTTTCATCGCACACCTTTCCTCGCGTGATGAAGTCTCCGCCCTCGGCAAATTGAATGTGGCTTATGACAGCCTTCAGGACGATATCCTTTCAGCAAAAACACCCGGATACATCCGAATGCTTACTCGTTCGCACCGCTTTGTTGTCCCGGTCCAGGTGTACCTATTCACCCCACCGGCCGCTGTAGGCGCTGAACCGGCTAGTACTTCGGCTGGGAAAGGACGTTAG